In Paraburkholderia terrae, the DNA window CCGCGTCCGCCTGCGAGCAGCAGGCCGGTGATCTCGTCGCGCGTGATGCTCATTGGAAAGACCGGCTCAGCCGCCGATGTACGACATCTCGACGCGCCGTTCTTCGCGCGTCGTCGTCGATGCCGCGTTCGCGCTGCCACGCAGTTGCGAGTAGCGGTCGCCGCGCGCGTGCCAGATGTTGGCGATCGCGGTGGCGATGCCTGCATCGCTCGTGCCGTTGCGTACTAGCGCGCGCAGATCGTGGCCCGACGAAGCGAACAGGCAAAGATACACCTTGCCTTCTGTCGACAGCCGCGCGCGCGTGCAGTCGCCGCAGAACGCGCGCGTCACGCTGGAAATCACGCCGATCTCGCCGCTGCCGTCCGCGTAGCCCCAGCGCTGCGCGGTTTCGGCGGCGCTGTGCGCTTCGAGCGGCAGCAGCGGAAAGTGCTCGCTAATGCGCGCGACCACGTCCGCCGACGGCAGCACTTCCGTCATGTTCCAGCCATTCGACGTGCCGACGTCCATGTATTCGATGAAGCGCAGCACCACGCCCGAGTCGCGGAAATGCCGCGCCATCGGCACGATTTCGCTGTCGTTCGTGCCGCGCTTGACGACCATGTTGACCTTCAGCGGCGCAAGACCGACCGACTGCGCAACTTCGATGCCGTCGAGCACGTCGCGCACCGCGAAATCGGCGTCGTTCATGCGGCGAAACAACGCATCGTCGAGCGCGTCGAGGCTGACGGTCACGCGGCTCAGGCCTGCGTCTTTCAGGCTGCGCGCCTTGCGCGCGAGCAGCGAACCGTTGGTGGTGAGCGTCAGGTCGAGCGGCTTGCCCGCGGCCGTCGTCATGCGCGCGAGCCGTTCGATCAGGAATTCGAGGTTCTTGCGCAACAGCGGCTCGCCGCCCGTCAGACGGATTTTCTCGACGCCATGCGCGACGAAAATCGTCGCGATCCGCTCGATTTCCTCGAAAGTCAGCAGCGCGCTGTGCGGCAGGAACGAATAGTCCTTGTCGAACACTGCGCGTGGCATGCAGTAGACGCACCGGAAGTTGCAACGGTCGGTGACCGAAATGCGCAGGTCGCGCAGCGGGCGCGACAGCGTATCGGTCAGCTCGCCGCGCGGGGTCCGGATGGGACCGGCGACGTCGGGAACGGCGCTGACGTCGGCAACAGGAATGATGCGTCGGGACATGATGACATATTT includes these proteins:
- the moaA gene encoding GTP 3',8-cyclase MoaA, coding for MSRRIIPVADVSAVPDVAGPIRTPRGELTDTLSRPLRDLRISVTDRCNFRCVYCMPRAVFDKDYSFLPHSALLTFEEIERIATIFVAHGVEKIRLTGGEPLLRKNLEFLIERLARMTTAAGKPLDLTLTTNGSLLARKARSLKDAGLSRVTVSLDALDDALFRRMNDADFAVRDVLDGIEVAQSVGLAPLKVNMVVKRGTNDSEIVPMARHFRDSGVVLRFIEYMDVGTSNGWNMTEVLPSADVVARISEHFPLLPLEAHSAAETAQRWGYADGSGEIGVISSVTRAFCGDCTRARLSTEGKVYLCLFASSGHDLRALVRNGTSDAGIATAIANIWHARGDRYSQLRGSANAASTTTREERRVEMSYIGG